One Phenylobacterium hankyongense DNA segment encodes these proteins:
- a CDS encoding ArsR/SmtB family transcription factor, with protein sequence MTPQPADPLSATFAALADPTRRAILARLSRGEASVTDLARPFAMSGPAVSKHLKVLEKAGLISRSREAQWRPARLEPAALKAVTAWLDDYRRLWEQSFDRLDDYLAELQKKEV encoded by the coding sequence ATGACGCCGCAGCCCGCCGACCCGCTCTCCGCCACCTTCGCCGCCCTGGCCGATCCGACGCGCCGGGCGATCCTGGCGCGGCTGTCGCGGGGCGAGGCCTCGGTGACGGATCTGGCCAGGCCGTTCGCCATGTCCGGGCCGGCCGTGAGCAAGCACCTGAAGGTGCTGGAGAAGGCCGGGCTCATCAGCCGCAGCCGCGAGGCGCAGTGGCGGCCGGCCCGGCTGGAGCCGGCGGCGCTGAAGGCGGTCACCGCCTGGCTCGACGACTATCGGCGGCTCTGGGAGCAGAGCTTCGACCGGCTCGACGACTATCTGGCGGAACTGCAGAAGAAGGAGGTCTGA
- a CDS encoding glycosyltransferase family 87 protein, whose amino-acid sequence MVEVVAVPRRPAWFNARRARGYPWIYLIFFCLPVLAASWGLVGPHGVAADFGAFWAAGRLAWRDPVLAWDPQAVRALEGWMAGSSYAPFINPPPFLLFVAPLGLLPLAAARAVWFAATLGGYLAASRRLAPIALLAAFPVVLMNGVIGQSGLLTGALFIGGVIQLGKRPLLAGLLFGALIIKPQLAVLIPVALVAGGCWRAIGGAAVSSISLLAVSLALFGRESFEAFLRTSAVPLQILTDGQLAPKMQTVFAAVLTATGDLAAAAWAQLLATLIVAVIVFRSWRGDACLLAKGAVLAAATPFATPYLYGYDLVLWALPVAWLVREGARSGFLRGERPVIVAALLSPVVGAPLAALTDSVNLGPLVGLALLAVVLRRSGLERGAAYPSSRGPIPVQDVG is encoded by the coding sequence ATGGTCGAGGTTGTTGCGGTTCCCCGCCGGCCGGCATGGTTCAACGCGCGCCGGGCGCGGGGCTATCCGTGGATCTACCTGATCTTCTTCTGCCTGCCGGTGCTCGCCGCCAGCTGGGGACTCGTCGGGCCGCATGGGGTCGCCGCCGATTTCGGCGCCTTCTGGGCGGCCGGACGGCTCGCCTGGCGCGATCCGGTCCTGGCCTGGGACCCGCAGGCCGTTCGGGCCCTGGAGGGCTGGATGGCGGGATCGAGCTACGCCCCCTTCATCAATCCGCCGCCCTTCCTGCTGTTCGTGGCGCCGCTCGGCCTCCTGCCGCTGGCGGCGGCGCGCGCCGTGTGGTTCGCAGCGACCCTCGGCGGCTATCTGGCGGCGAGCCGGCGGCTGGCGCCGATCGCCCTGCTGGCGGCGTTCCCGGTGGTGCTGATGAACGGGGTGATCGGCCAGTCCGGCCTGCTGACCGGCGCGCTGTTCATCGGCGGCGTCATCCAGCTCGGAAAGCGACCGTTGCTCGCGGGCCTGCTGTTCGGCGCCCTGATCATCAAGCCCCAGCTCGCCGTCCTGATCCCGGTGGCGCTGGTGGCGGGCGGCTGCTGGCGGGCGATCGGCGGCGCGGCGGTCTCGTCGATCTCCCTGTTGGCGGTGAGCCTGGCGCTGTTCGGGCGGGAGTCCTTCGAGGCGTTCCTCCGGACAAGCGCCGTGCCGCTGCAGATCCTCACCGACGGCCAGCTGGCCCCGAAGATGCAGACGGTTTTCGCGGCCGTCCTTACCGCCACCGGCGACCTCGCGGCCGCCGCCTGGGCGCAGCTCCTGGCGACCCTGATCGTCGCGGTCATCGTCTTCCGGAGCTGGCGCGGCGACGCCTGCCTGCTGGCCAAGGGCGCCGTGCTCGCCGCCGCGACGCCGTTCGCCACGCCCTACCTCTACGGCTACGACCTTGTGCTCTGGGCGCTCCCGGTCGCCTGGCTCGTCCGCGAAGGCGCTCGCAGTGGGTTCCTCCGGGGCGAGCGACCCGTGATCGTCGCCGCGCTGCTGAGCCCGGTGGTCGGCGCGCCGCTGGCCGCGCTCACCGACAGCGTGAACCTCGGCCCGCTCGTCGGGCTCGCCCTGCTGGCCGTTGTCCTGCGGCGCTCGGGGTTGGAACGAGGCGCGGCATACCCGAGCTCCAGGGGGCCGATACCAGTCCAGGATGTGGGGTGA
- a CDS encoding sensor histidine kinase: protein MAAPPPSYSEEAALSLTMAVVASSPGPLLLLDGAFNIVAASASFSEVFEIDPATAVGVSLFSLGAGEWNIPQLRSLLKATASGAATIEAYELDFKRPGRSTLCLVIHAQRLVYLDLANQRLLMAVSDVTAARADAKLKDEALRQNIVLLQEVRHRVANSLQIIASVLLQNAKKTESEETRGHLRDAHNRVMSVAALERQLSTSGAGEVELHAYFTELCDSIAASMIGQSDRLSLVVTGAGGVVDGRVSVSLGLIVTELVINALKHAFPNGRPGAIVVDCAFRGPNWVLSVSDDGVGMPTDPGEVRTGLGTSIVQALAKQLQAVVIVGPGNPGTHVAITRTQITLVDEGEDPLSHTPAVKRPAA from the coding sequence ATGGCTGCCCCACCACCTAGCTATTCCGAGGAAGCCGCGCTCAGCCTGACCATGGCTGTGGTGGCGTCGTCGCCCGGACCCCTCCTGCTGCTCGACGGCGCCTTCAACATCGTCGCCGCCAGCGCCTCCTTCTCGGAGGTCTTCGAGATCGATCCGGCGACCGCGGTCGGCGTGTCGCTGTTCAGCCTGGGCGCGGGGGAGTGGAATATCCCGCAGCTGCGCTCGCTGTTGAAGGCGACGGCCTCGGGCGCCGCCACGATCGAAGCCTACGAGCTGGACTTCAAGCGCCCCGGCCGCTCGACGCTCTGCCTGGTCATCCACGCCCAGCGCCTCGTCTACCTCGATCTGGCGAACCAGCGCCTGCTCATGGCGGTGAGCGACGTGACCGCGGCGCGGGCCGACGCCAAGCTGAAGGACGAGGCCCTTCGCCAGAACATCGTCCTCCTGCAGGAGGTCCGCCACCGGGTCGCCAACAGCCTTCAGATCATCGCCAGCGTGCTCTTGCAGAACGCCAAGAAGACCGAGTCGGAGGAGACGCGCGGGCACCTCCGGGACGCCCACAACCGGGTGATGTCGGTCGCCGCCCTGGAGCGGCAGCTCAGCACTTCGGGCGCGGGCGAAGTGGAGCTGCACGCCTATTTCACCGAGCTCTGCGACAGCATCGCCGCCTCGATGATCGGGCAAAGCGACAGGCTCTCGCTGGTCGTCACGGGCGCGGGCGGCGTCGTGGACGGCCGGGTGTCGGTCAGCCTGGGCCTGATCGTCACGGAGTTGGTGATCAACGCCCTGAAGCACGCCTTTCCAAACGGCCGGCCCGGCGCGATCGTCGTCGACTGCGCCTTCCGAGGCCCCAACTGGGTGTTGTCGGTCAGCGACGACGGCGTCGGCATGCCCACCGATCCCGGCGAGGTCCGGACCGGGCTGGGCACCAGCATCGTCCAGGCGCTGGCCAAGCAGCTTCAGGCGGTTGTCATCGTGGGACCGGGGAATCCCGGCACCCACGTGGCCATCACCCGCACGCAGATCACGCTCGTCGACGAAGGCGAGGATCCGCTCAGCCACACGCCGGCCGTCAAACGCCCTGCAGCCTAG
- a CDS encoding VOC family protein, producing MTDTLEAQAPALPKTKGTVVPYLTVDGASKAAAFYIKAFGAEEAFRYPEDENGRTMHIHLYINGGSVMLSDGYPDQGHPALPPQGFQVQLILESGIEALFQRALDAGAEVVTPVQKMFWGDTWGQVRDPFGVTWGMNQRAQA from the coding sequence ATGACCGATACGCTCGAGGCCCAAGCCCCGGCCCTTCCGAAGACCAAGGGCACGGTCGTGCCCTACCTGACCGTCGACGGCGCCAGCAAGGCGGCCGCCTTCTACATCAAGGCCTTCGGCGCCGAGGAGGCGTTCCGCTACCCGGAGGACGAGAACGGCCGGACCATGCACATCCACCTCTACATCAACGGCGGTTCGGTGATGCTCAGCGACGGCTATCCCGACCAGGGCCATCCGGCGCTTCCGCCCCAGGGCTTCCAGGTGCAGCTGATCCTGGAGAGCGGCATCGAGGCCCTGTTCCAGCGCGCCCTCGACGCCGGCGCCGAGGTGGTCACCCCGGTGCAGAAGATGTTCTGGGGCGACACCTGGGGCCAGGTGCGCGACCCGTTCGGCGTGACCTGGGGCATGAACCAGAGGGCCCAGGCCTGA
- a CDS encoding YciI family protein gives MLYTLLCYNSEDVVFSWSQEEDDAVMGRLSVIHERLHKEGKLGPSLRLLPTTAATTLRKDEPPLVVDGPFAETKEQLLGFYVIEVADLEEALGIARELAAANPGGAYEIRPVRLFLPGEKVG, from the coding sequence ATGCTCTACACCCTGCTCTGCTACAACTCGGAGGACGTGGTCTTCTCGTGGAGCCAGGAAGAGGACGACGCCGTCATGGGTCGCCTCTCCGTGATTCACGAGCGCCTGCACAAGGAAGGCAAGCTCGGGCCGTCGCTGCGCCTGCTGCCCACCACCGCCGCCACGACGCTGCGCAAGGACGAGCCGCCGCTGGTCGTGGACGGCCCGTTCGCGGAAACCAAGGAGCAGTTGCTGGGCTTCTACGTCATCGAGGTCGCCGACCTCGAGGAGGCGCTCGGCATCGCCCGCGAGCTGGCCGCGGCCAATCCCGGCGGCGCCTACGAGATCCGGCCGGTCCGCCTGTTCCTGCCCGGCGAGAAGGTCGGATGA
- a CDS encoding RNA polymerase sigma factor: protein MSDLAWIDGALTSARPQAIGALLRYFRDLDTAEEAFQDACLRALKSWPQNGPPRDPAAWLILVGRNAGLDGVRRRSKQADLPPEDLISDLDDVEAPLAERLDGSHYRDDILRLLFICCHPELPATQQIALALRIVSGLSVKQIARAFLVGEAAMEQRITRAKARVAKAETPFETPGPADRSERLAAVAAMVYLIFNEGYSAGDGSARAQLCDEAIRLARLLLRLFQTEPEIMGLTALLLLQHARTPARFDADGAIVLLEDQDRELWNRRMIAEGLALIDKAMRHARPGAYQVQAAIAALHARAETPADTDWVQIDRLYATLERLQPSPVVTLNRSVAVSKVAGAAAALAMIEPLAGRLSGYFHFFGAKGAYLLQLGRNEEARVAFDEAIALAHTPAEADYIRTRLDRLIQDSAAAAAG from the coding sequence ATGAGCGACCTCGCCTGGATCGACGGCGCGCTCACCTCCGCCCGACCCCAGGCGATCGGCGCCCTGCTGCGCTACTTCCGCGACCTCGACACCGCCGAGGAGGCCTTCCAGGACGCCTGCCTGCGCGCCCTGAAGAGCTGGCCGCAGAACGGGCCGCCGCGCGACCCCGCCGCCTGGCTGATCCTGGTCGGCCGCAACGCCGGCCTCGACGGCGTGCGCCGGCGCAGCAAGCAGGCGGACCTGCCGCCCGAAGACCTCATCTCCGACCTCGACGACGTGGAGGCGCCGCTGGCCGAGCGGCTGGACGGCTCCCATTACCGCGACGACATCCTGCGGCTGCTGTTCATCTGCTGTCACCCGGAGCTGCCGGCGACCCAGCAGATCGCGCTGGCGCTGCGCATCGTCTCGGGCCTGTCGGTGAAGCAGATCGCCCGCGCCTTCCTGGTCGGCGAAGCGGCCATGGAGCAGCGCATCACCCGCGCCAAGGCCCGCGTCGCCAAGGCCGAGACGCCGTTCGAGACTCCAGGTCCCGCCGACCGGTCGGAGCGTCTCGCGGCCGTCGCGGCCATGGTCTACCTGATCTTCAACGAGGGTTATTCGGCCGGCGACGGCTCGGCCCGCGCCCAGCTCTGCGACGAGGCGATCCGGCTGGCCCGCCTGCTGCTTCGCCTGTTCCAGACCGAGCCGGAGATCATGGGGCTGACGGCCCTGCTGCTGCTGCAGCACGCCCGCACCCCGGCCCGCTTCGACGCGGACGGCGCCATCGTCCTGCTGGAGGACCAGGACCGCGAGCTGTGGAACCGGCGGATGATCGCCGAGGGGCTGGCGCTGATCGACAAGGCCATGCGCCACGCCCGCCCCGGCGCCTACCAGGTGCAGGCCGCCATCGCCGCCCTGCACGCCCGCGCCGAAACGCCCGCCGACACCGACTGGGTGCAGATCGACCGGCTCTACGCGACCCTCGAGCGCCTGCAACCCTCGCCCGTCGTCACCCTCAACCGCTCGGTGGCGGTCAGCAAGGTGGCCGGCGCCGCCGCCGCCCTGGCGATGATCGAACCCCTGGCCGGGCGGCTGTCCGGCTACTTCCACTTCTTCGGCGCCAAGGGCGCCTACCTGCTGCAGCTCGGCCGCAACGAGGAGGCCCGCGTCGCCTTCGACGAGGCCATCGCGCTGGCCCACACCCCCGCCGAGGCCGACTACATCCGCACCCGTCTCGACCGCCTGATCCAGGACAGCGCCGCGGCCGCGGCCGGCTAG
- a CDS encoding DoxX family protein has protein sequence MTTDTVTTGIAPVRTSKAMLWAGYGLSGLFIAFMIFDSVIKLIRLPVVGESLVALGYPPSIGFGIGVVEAVALVLYVIPRTSILGAVLMTGVMGGAMASHLRVGNPWPSHILFGVYLGLFAWGGLWLRNPALRALFPLRAR, from the coding sequence ATGACGACCGACACCGTGACCACCGGCATCGCGCCCGTGCGCACCTCGAAAGCCATGCTCTGGGCCGGCTATGGGCTCAGCGGCCTGTTCATCGCCTTCATGATCTTCGACAGCGTGATCAAGCTGATCCGGCTGCCGGTCGTGGGCGAGAGCCTCGTCGCCCTCGGCTACCCGCCGTCCATCGGGTTCGGGATCGGCGTGGTGGAGGCGGTGGCGCTCGTCCTCTACGTCATCCCGCGCACCTCGATCCTCGGGGCGGTGCTGATGACCGGGGTGATGGGCGGCGCCATGGCCAGCCACCTGCGGGTGGGCAACCCCTGGCCCAGCCACATCCTGTTCGGCGTCTATCTCGGCCTCTTCGCCTGGGGCGGCCTGTGGCTCCGCAACCCCGCCCTGCGCGCCCTATTCCCGCTGCGCGCCCGCTAG
- a CDS encoding cupin domain-containing protein: MFKTVVLVSGFLGLSTAAAAQMNPNDLKWGPAPAVFPAGAQMAVLSGDPGKAGVFVIRLKMPVGYKIPAHQHPTDEYVTVVSGDLSLGMGDKLDPAKSAKLAPGGFAVAGAKMNHFAFTQGGAVVQVSAEGPFAMTYVNPQDDPTRR, encoded by the coding sequence ATGTTCAAGACCGTTGTTCTCGTGAGTGGCTTTTTGGGCCTGTCGACCGCCGCGGCGGCGCAGATGAACCCTAACGACCTGAAGTGGGGCCCGGCGCCTGCGGTGTTCCCGGCGGGCGCGCAGATGGCGGTGCTGTCGGGGGATCCGGGGAAGGCCGGGGTCTTCGTGATCCGGCTCAAGATGCCCGTCGGCTACAAGATCCCGGCGCATCAGCATCCGACCGACGAATACGTGACTGTGGTCTCCGGGGACCTGTCGCTCGGCATGGGCGACAAGCTCGACCCGGCGAAGAGCGCCAAGCTGGCCCCGGGCGGGTTCGCGGTGGCGGGGGCGAAGATGAACCACTTCGCCTTCACGCAGGGCGGCGCGGTGGTGCAGGTCTCGGCGGAAGGCCCGTTCGCGATGACCTACGTCAACCCGCAGGACGACCCGACCCGCCGCTGA
- a CDS encoding SRPBCC family protein: MADQATPLGAGYEMTLTRTFNAPVALVFDCFTDPDHLARWWGPLGCENVINTLEARPGGEISLHMAGPGYSHTMGGEFVEIDRPRRLVFLSKAFEAPDGGWGIINRNTLTFEERNGATRLILHTRVERAEGELVLGALGGMKAGWGQSLERLGDLVGGGGKMDLEVADRLIVLRRAFDAPPERVWGALTEPDAFARWWCGGGMVVEEMDVRPAGAWSVRQTSPDGAVHRFFGEFRKVEPPVRLVMTQGFDAHAPIEVVYDLTQEWGRTVLTRTMRFPDNHYRDGMLGSGLDAGAAESYDRLAEILAAGGAVRPSC, from the coding sequence ATGGCCGACCAAGCGACGCCCCTGGGTGCGGGCTACGAAATGACCCTGACCCGCACCTTCAACGCCCCCGTGGCGCTGGTGTTCGACTGCTTCACCGATCCGGACCACCTGGCCAGATGGTGGGGCCCGCTGGGCTGCGAGAACGTCATCAACACGCTGGAGGCCCGGCCGGGCGGCGAGATTTCGCTGCACATGGCCGGTCCCGGCTACAGCCACACCATGGGCGGGGAGTTCGTCGAGATCGACCGGCCCAGGCGCCTGGTCTTCCTCTCCAAGGCCTTCGAGGCGCCGGACGGCGGCTGGGGCATCATCAACCGCAACACCCTGACCTTCGAGGAGCGGAACGGCGCCACCCGACTGATCCTGCACACCCGGGTCGAGCGGGCGGAGGGCGAGCTGGTGCTCGGCGCGCTGGGCGGCATGAAGGCCGGTTGGGGCCAGAGCCTGGAGCGGCTGGGCGACCTGGTCGGCGGCGGCGGCAAGATGGACCTGGAGGTCGCCGACCGCCTCATCGTGCTGAGGCGCGCCTTCGACGCCCCGCCCGAACGGGTCTGGGGCGCGCTGACCGAACCGGACGCCTTCGCCCGGTGGTGGTGCGGCGGCGGTATGGTCGTCGAGGAGATGGACGTCCGGCCCGCCGGCGCCTGGAGCGTCCGGCAGACCTCGCCCGACGGCGCCGTCCACCGGTTCTTTGGCGAGTTCCGCAAGGTCGAGCCGCCCGTCCGCCTGGTGATGACCCAGGGCTTCGACGCCCATGCGCCGATCGAGGTCGTCTACGACCTGACGCAGGAATGGGGCCGCACCGTCCTGACCCGCACCATGAGGTTCCCGGACAACCACTACCGGGACGGCATGCTGGGATCCGGCCTCGATGCGGGGGCGGCCGAAAGCTACGACCGGCTGGCGGAGATCCTGGCGGCGGGCGGAGCGGTCCGCCCGTCCTGCTGA
- a CDS encoding c-type cytochrome, with amino-acid sequence MTRARRAWSALAALVVLGLAVAGAILTWPAPAVPAVQVPPATPALIAQGAYVATAADCVACHTKAGGTPYAGGRAFRLPFGTIYSPNITPDRDTGLGLWTDAEFLRAVHKGVDRDGEQLYPAFPYTSYARMSDADALALKAYLFSLRPVRSLAPENDLAFPFNQRPLMRFWKILFMPRRGFEPRADRPPEWNRGAYLVTALGHCGECHTPRNLAYGLKSGEALSGETIQGWTAWNITPDPQHGIGAWTEADIAAYLRYGYATGRGAANGPMKEAIDASLSKLSPADLHAMAVYLKTVPAKTRGPALELNPVSLSASTYLGPPVGEPGAKGQGRRIFEGACASCHAWNGQGQQTEIAALRGLASVNDPKAVNVVQTVLRGSSVTAPQGHAFMPAFAAAYSDAEIAAVSNYVVQHFGGRAGEVTPGDVAKARRQ; translated from the coding sequence ATGACCCGCGCTCGCCGGGCCTGGAGCGCGCTCGCCGCCCTCGTGGTGCTGGGGCTGGCGGTGGCCGGCGCAATCCTGACCTGGCCCGCGCCCGCCGTCCCGGCGGTGCAGGTTCCCCCCGCCACCCCGGCGCTGATCGCCCAAGGCGCCTATGTCGCCACCGCCGCCGACTGCGTCGCCTGCCACACGAAGGCCGGCGGGACCCCCTACGCCGGCGGCCGCGCCTTCAGGCTGCCGTTCGGCACCATCTACTCGCCGAACATCACCCCCGACCGCGACACCGGCCTCGGCCTGTGGACCGACGCGGAGTTCCTGCGCGCCGTCCACAAGGGCGTCGACCGCGATGGCGAGCAGCTCTATCCGGCCTTCCCCTACACCTCCTACGCCAGGATGAGCGACGCCGACGCCCTGGCCCTGAAGGCCTATCTGTTCAGCCTGCGGCCGGTGCGTTCGCTGGCGCCGGAGAACGACCTGGCCTTCCCGTTCAACCAGCGCCCGCTGATGCGCTTCTGGAAGATCCTGTTCATGCCGCGGCGCGGCTTCGAGCCGCGCGCCGACCGTCCGCCGGAGTGGAACCGCGGCGCCTACCTGGTCACCGCGCTCGGCCACTGCGGCGAGTGCCACACGCCGCGCAACCTGGCCTACGGGCTGAAGTCGGGCGAAGCGCTGTCCGGCGAGACCATCCAGGGCTGGACCGCCTGGAACATCACCCCCGATCCGCAGCACGGCATCGGCGCCTGGACCGAGGCCGATATCGCCGCCTACCTCCGCTACGGCTACGCGACCGGCCGCGGGGCGGCCAACGGCCCGATGAAGGAAGCCATCGACGCCAGCCTGAGCAAGCTCAGCCCCGCTGACCTGCACGCCATGGCCGTCTACCTGAAGACCGTGCCCGCCAAGACCCGCGGCCCGGCGCTGGAGCTCAACCCGGTGTCGCTGTCGGCGTCCACCTACCTCGGCCCGCCGGTGGGCGAGCCGGGCGCCAAGGGACAGGGGCGGCGGATCTTCGAGGGCGCCTGCGCCAGCTGCCACGCCTGGAACGGCCAGGGCCAGCAGACCGAGATCGCCGCCCTGCGCGGCCTCGCCTCGGTGAACGATCCGAAGGCCGTCAACGTCGTTCAGACCGTGCTGCGCGGCTCGTCCGTCACCGCGCCCCAGGGCCATGCCTTCATGCCCGCGTTCGCCGCCGCCTATTCCGACGCCGAGATCGCCGCGGTCTCGAACTACGTGGTCCAGCACTTCGGCGGCCGCGCCGGCGAGGTCACCCCCGGCGACGTGGCCAAGGCCCGCCGGCAGTAG
- a CDS encoding response regulator — MDTMTPPGTGKTLLIVEDDVLPAMALRDELQDAGFRVLELTETAHDAILAAQAGKPDLALVNIELQGRDDGIGLARELKAMGIPVLFISGQVSRASSAQTVAVGSMPKPYDPAEMATAVRYILRHLAGDESLPRPPQLEVFVASPDVMPDAA; from the coding sequence ATGGATACGATGACACCGCCTGGGACAGGCAAGACCCTGCTGATCGTCGAGGACGACGTCCTCCCCGCCATGGCGCTCAGGGACGAACTGCAAGACGCCGGATTCCGGGTCCTGGAACTGACCGAGACCGCCCACGACGCGATCCTGGCGGCTCAGGCGGGAAAGCCGGATCTTGCGCTGGTGAACATCGAGCTCCAGGGCCGTGACGACGGCATCGGCCTGGCCCGCGAACTCAAGGCGATGGGTATCCCCGTGTTGTTCATCAGCGGCCAGGTCAGCCGGGCCAGCTCGGCGCAGACCGTCGCCGTCGGGTCCATGCCCAAGCCCTATGATCCCGCCGAGATGGCCACGGCGGTCCGCTACATCCTGCGGCATCTCGCCGGCGACGAGTCCCTGCCGCGGCCGCCCCAGCTGGAGGTGTTCGTGGCTTCCCCGGACGTGATGCCCGACGCCGCCTAG